Proteins encoded together in one Amblyomma americanum isolate KBUSLIRL-KWMA chromosome 1, ASM5285725v1, whole genome shotgun sequence window:
- the LOC144112772 gene encoding uncharacterized protein LOC144112772, with protein sequence MWILRQQDDAICATLDLLANIFGTVVEHSVSKGSSQSISAADAEVVQGAFLAFFLARALPGWPVAVAPGCQLLCRRQQQSPGGITLPKEKLQSLAFAVSAQLLQTAEDIKWILVEQNLVPSCCHYCRQYKGSERWLSAWHRRH encoded by the exons ATGTGGATTCTAAGGCAACAAGACGATGCCATCTGCGCTACTTTGGACCTTCTTGCCAACATATTTGGTACAGTTGTGGAGCACTCGGTCAGCAAGGGCAGCAGCCAATCAATTTCGGCAGCTGATGCAGAAGTTGTTCAAGGTGCATTCCTAGCCTTCTTCCTTGCAC GTGCACTTCCTGGGTGGCCTGTGGCTGTTGCACCTGGATGCCAGCTGTTGTGCCGTCGCCAGCAGCAGTCACCAGGGGGCATCACCCTCCCAAAGGAAAAGCTTCAGTCTCTGGCTTTCGCTGTTTCGGCCCAGCTGCTGCAGACAGCTGAGGACATCAAGTGGATCTTGGTCGAACAGAATCTTG TGCCATCGTGCTGTCACTACTGTCGCCAGTACAAGGGATCCGAGAGGTGGCTGTCAGCCTGGCACAGGCGGCATTGA